From Canis aureus isolate CA01 chromosome 7, VMU_Caureus_v.1.0, whole genome shotgun sequence, a single genomic window includes:
- the LOC144317370 gene encoding glutathione S-transferase A2, producing MAGKPKLHYFNGRGRMESIRWLLASAGVEFEEKFINTPEDLDKLKNDGSLMFQQVPMVEIDGMKLVQTRAILNYIATKYNLYGKDIKERALIDMYTEGIVDLNEMIMVLPLCPPDQKDAKITLIRERTTDRYLPVFEKVLKSHGQDYLVGNKLSRADIHLVELLYYVEELDSSLLANFPLLKALKTRVSNLPTVKKFLQPGSPRKPPLDEKSLEQAKKIFRIN from the exons ATGGCGGGGAAGCCCAAGCTTCACTACTTCAATGGACGAGGCAGAATGGAGTCCATCCGGTGGCTCCTGGCTTCAGCTGGAGTAGAG TTTGAAGAGAAATTTATAAATACTCCAGAAGActtggataaattaaaaaatg aTGGAAGTCTGATGTTCCAGCAAGTGCCAATGGTGGAAATTGATGGAATGAAGCTGGTACAGACCAGAGCCATTCTCAACTACATTGCCACCAAATACAACCTCTATGGGAAAGACATAAAGGAGAGAGCTCT GATAGATATGTACACAGAAGGTATAGTAGATTTGAATGAAATGATCATGGTTTTGCCTCTATGCCCACCTGATCAAAAAGATGCCAAGATTACTCTGATCAGAGAGAGAACAACAGATCGTTATCTCCCCGTGTTTGAAAAA GTGTTAAAGAGCCATGGACAAGACTACCTTGTTGGCAACAAGCTGAGCAGGGCTGACATTCACCTGGTTGAACTTCTCTACTATGTGGAAGAGCTTGACTCCAGCCTTCTGGCCAACTTCCCTCTGCTGAAG GCCCTGAAAACCAGAGTCAGCAATCTCCCCACCGTGAAGAAGTTTCTGCAGCCTGGCAGCCCAAGGAAGCCTCCCTTGGATGAGAAAAGTTTAGAGCAAGCGAAGAAGATTTTCAGGATTAACTGA